A genomic stretch from Chitinophaga agri includes:
- the yiaA gene encoding inner membrane protein YiaA, translating into MKQKPSLAFIATSWLALLIGVVGYIVGLWNAEMLLDEKGYYFTILMYGLFAGVSVQKCVRDRLEGVPVTDIYYGISWVSTLLCIILLTVGLWNATLLPSEKGFYAFAFLLSIFGAISVQKNTRDTQAFKAGTGTIDTTSER; encoded by the coding sequence ATGAAACAAAAACCGTCACTTGCCTTTATCGCCACATCATGGCTCGCCTTATTGATAGGAGTGGTTGGGTATATCGTCGGCCTGTGGAATGCAGAGATGTTGCTGGATGAGAAAGGGTATTACTTCACCATACTAATGTATGGGTTATTTGCAGGCGTCTCTGTACAGAAATGTGTAAGGGACCGTCTTGAAGGTGTGCCGGTGACAGATATCTATTATGGTATCAGCTGGGTATCCACCTTACTTTGTATCATTCTGCTGACAGTAGGTTTATGGAATGCGACCTTATTGCCAAGTGAAAAAGGATTCTACGCCTTCGCTTTCCTGTTGAGCATCTTCGGCGCTATCAGCGTGCAGAAGAATACCCGTGATACGCAGGCATTCAAGGCCGGTACCGGAACCATAGACACAACTTCTGAAAGGTAA
- a CDS encoding glycoside hydrolase family 88/105 protein → MKMHLFVAGALLSIGSYLPVQAQQSLPPKKEVLKTLTLANRYFMEKWPDAGKQIVLHKTWPSNIWTRAVYYEGLIELYKIDPQKSYYDYAVQWGEKHNWGLRGGIMTRNADNQACGQTYIDLYLIDKKREEKRIHDIKASIDTMMHTDMVDDWDWIDAIQMAMPVMARLGKIYNDTAYFRRMYEMYAYAKFKHGTAGLYNTQEYLWWRDKDFVPPYKEPNGSNCYWSRGNGWVLAALVRTMEQLPQSSPYYNIFLQDFKDMSAALLKIQRPDGFWNVSLHDADHFGGKELTGTSLFVYGMAWGVRKGYLDKKTYQPVIAKAWNALEKECVHDNGMLGYVQSTGKQPSDGQPVTFDKIPDFEDYGLGCFLLAGTEVYKSK, encoded by the coding sequence ATGAAGATGCATCTTTTTGTAGCTGGGGCCTTGCTGAGTATTGGCAGTTATCTGCCGGTACAGGCACAGCAATCACTACCACCTAAAAAGGAAGTACTGAAAACCCTGACCCTCGCTAACCGTTATTTCATGGAGAAGTGGCCGGATGCCGGCAAACAGATCGTCCTGCATAAGACCTGGCCTTCCAACATCTGGACACGTGCTGTCTATTATGAGGGGCTGATAGAGCTTTATAAGATTGATCCGCAGAAAAGCTACTATGACTATGCAGTGCAATGGGGTGAAAAGCATAACTGGGGCCTCCGTGGGGGAATCATGACGCGCAATGCTGATAATCAGGCCTGCGGCCAGACCTATATCGATCTCTACCTCATCGATAAAAAGAGGGAAGAAAAACGCATCCATGATATCAAAGCGTCCATCGATACCATGATGCATACCGACATGGTAGATGACTGGGACTGGATCGACGCTATTCAGATGGCCATGCCAGTCATGGCACGCCTTGGCAAAATATACAATGACACTGCTTACTTCCGTCGTATGTATGAGATGTATGCATATGCAAAGTTCAAACATGGTACAGCAGGTCTCTATAATACGCAGGAATATCTCTGGTGGCGTGACAAGGACTTTGTTCCCCCCTATAAGGAACCTAATGGTAGCAACTGTTACTGGAGCCGTGGTAACGGTTGGGTATTGGCTGCGCTTGTCAGGACAATGGAACAGCTGCCACAAAGTTCTCCCTACTATAATATCTTCCTGCAGGATTTTAAAGACATGTCTGCTGCTCTCCTGAAGATCCAGCGTCCTGATGGGTTCTGGAATGTGAGTCTGCATGATGCGGATCATTTCGGTGGTAAGGAGCTAACTGGGACCTCGCTGTTTGTATATGGGATGGCATGGGGCGTACGTAAAGGATATCTGGATAAAAAAACTTATCAGCCTGTGATAGCAAAGGCCTGGAATGCGCTGGAGAAAGAGTGTGTACATGATAATGGGATGTTAGGGTATGTGCAAAGTACAGGGAAGCAGCCTTCTGATGGGCAGCCGGTGACGTTTGATAAGATCCCTGATTTTGAGGATTATGGGTTGGGATGTTTCCTTTTGGCAGGAACGGAAGTGTATAAGAGTAAATAA
- a CDS encoding S-adenosylmethionine decarboxylase family protein, protein MHYNKGTHLIATLHTTEHQLLNTFEAFRTLTENLIETHQLQKLGEVYHNFLPAGYTGVVCLSESHLSIHTWPEHGKVNVDIYLSNYLRNNDGTVNKIYSAIKEHFSATVEQEQYLKR, encoded by the coding sequence ATGCACTACAACAAGGGAACCCATTTGATTGCGACCCTGCATACCACTGAGCATCAACTACTTAACACTTTTGAAGCATTCAGAACGCTGACAGAAAACCTAATTGAGACCCACCAGCTGCAAAAGCTCGGGGAAGTATATCATAATTTTCTCCCTGCCGGTTATACCGGTGTGGTATGTCTGAGTGAAAGTCATCTTTCCATACATACCTGGCCAGAGCATGGTAAAGTTAACGTTGATATATACCTGAGTAATTATCTCCGGAACAATGATGGTACAGTAAATAAGATCTACAGCGCTATTAAGGAGCATTTCAGCGCGACTGTTGAACAGGAACAATACCTCAAACGCTAA
- a CDS encoding DUF4178 domain-containing protein, with translation MHSSIYQCPNCSRAVNFTSPYTTVKECVCGTVINRMNNGTFLPRPFPTIVAADNATVIAPGTAGQWKGKKFTVTGRFRVWQEETLVSYWTIIFQEESLGGYLVEGYGMYAIYLPKEPPAELTGDVIKNLATGHNKQFYGQTYMLLRKNHCKKWDVEGELYIPECGNTFITYDFSSPNGQVVHIIEYWPQVRPAFEVHYTDFTSLALTHTRTYENRGVMLNCTCGKGIHIVSFPYAQSVACSHCGTRYAYKNGNNFSKVAGHNIMTPKPVIKLGSVGTIKGIPYKVLGYIMKEERNQYKARWTEYTLFHETEGYAFLSEFEGHWIYLREHGKTPVPTDMYTEGFRYEGKDYDLFNKYSYNVISAVGEFAANPFNDGSVQCWEFISPPIMWAREQSPEEGIAWFKGHHIPARDIAATFSDNVKMPMSTGIGTLQPNGYVNLKQMLKYVLIAIGLLIVIHLFTTGSTTEKQLVDTQIYFADSSNTQTTVIEDVRLEQSSSSVKLLINSSLNNTWVEVEATLVNKDDGSEYTVSKGIEYYSGMEDGESWSEGNLNGEMYLSSVPGGNYTLKLTATREGGFYPVGSYHVTAYAGATSMRNLFICIGLLLLWPIFKYITSYYSEKKRWANSDYSKFNYGSE, from the coding sequence GTGCATTCATCGATCTATCAATGCCCTAACTGTAGCCGTGCGGTTAACTTTACCTCTCCGTACACAACCGTAAAGGAATGTGTATGCGGTACTGTTATTAACAGAATGAATAACGGTACATTCCTGCCAAGGCCATTCCCGACCATCGTAGCTGCAGATAACGCTACTGTCATTGCACCAGGTACTGCAGGACAATGGAAGGGAAAGAAATTTACGGTTACGGGCCGCTTCAGGGTATGGCAGGAAGAAACACTGGTCAGCTACTGGACGATCATCTTCCAGGAGGAGAGTCTTGGCGGCTATCTCGTAGAGGGATATGGGATGTATGCCATCTACCTGCCCAAAGAGCCGCCTGCGGAACTTACCGGCGACGTTATTAAAAACCTGGCTACCGGACATAATAAACAGTTCTATGGGCAGACGTACATGCTGCTGCGAAAGAACCATTGTAAAAAATGGGATGTAGAAGGAGAACTGTATATACCGGAATGTGGCAATACCTTTATCACATATGACTTCTCCAGCCCTAATGGACAGGTTGTACATATTATAGAATACTGGCCGCAGGTAAGACCTGCATTCGAAGTCCATTATACCGATTTCACTTCCCTGGCACTTACGCATACACGCACCTATGAAAACCGTGGTGTGATGCTTAACTGTACATGTGGCAAGGGTATACATATCGTCTCCTTTCCTTACGCACAGAGCGTAGCATGCTCCCATTGCGGCACCAGGTATGCATATAAGAATGGAAACAACTTCTCAAAAGTTGCCGGCCACAATATCATGACACCAAAGCCGGTGATCAAACTGGGATCAGTGGGTACGATCAAGGGTATTCCTTATAAGGTACTCGGATATATCATGAAGGAGGAACGTAATCAGTATAAAGCCCGCTGGACGGAATATACCTTATTCCATGAAACAGAAGGATACGCTTTTCTGAGTGAATTTGAGGGCCACTGGATCTACCTGAGAGAACATGGAAAGACGCCAGTACCAACTGATATGTATACCGAAGGATTCCGGTATGAAGGAAAAGACTACGATCTGTTCAACAAGTATTCATATAATGTTATATCAGCCGTAGGCGAATTTGCTGCGAATCCATTCAATGACGGCAGCGTTCAGTGCTGGGAGTTTATATCCCCTCCCATTATGTGGGCAAGGGAACAGAGTCCGGAAGAAGGTATTGCGTGGTTCAAAGGGCATCATATACCTGCCAGGGACATAGCCGCAACCTTCAGCGACAATGTGAAAATGCCTATGTCAACGGGTATCGGCACATTACAACCGAACGGGTATGTGAACCTGAAACAGATGCTGAAGTATGTACTTATTGCTATCGGACTACTGATCGTGATACATCTTTTCACTACAGGCAGCACCACCGAGAAACAACTTGTCGACACACAGATATATTTCGCTGATTCCAGTAATACACAAACAACGGTAATAGAAGATGTACGCCTGGAACAAAGCAGCAGTTCCGTCAAACTGCTCATTAACTCCTCACTTAACAATACCTGGGTAGAAGTAGAAGCCACGCTCGTTAATAAGGACGATGGTTCAGAATACACGGTCAGCAAAGGCATCGAATATTACAGCGGTATGGAAGACGGAGAAAGTTGGTCAGAAGGTAACCTGAACGGAGAAATGTATCTAAGTAGTGTGCCCGGTGGTAACTATACGTTAAAATTAACAGCTACCAGAGAAGGCGGATTTTATCCGGTAGGCTCCTATCATGTGACGGCGTACGCTGGTGCCACCAGTATGCGTAACCTGTTTATTTGTATTGGCCTGTTGTTATTATGGCCAATATTTAAATATATCACCTCCTATTACAGTGAAAAGAAGCGCTGGGCAAATAGTGATTACTCAAAATTCAATTATGGATCAGAATAA
- a CDS encoding DUF4870 domain-containing protein: MKNQTLAIIAYITLIGWIYSYVRYRNSQQKSRLVQYHLNQALGIFIFAGVLWIGIQIISAIIPSIGAILAVAGLLPLVLMTFGAVAASKDVLSPVPGVGKLFENRFSFLN; this comes from the coding sequence ATGAAAAACCAAACGTTGGCTATTATTGCCTACATCACGTTGATTGGATGGATATATAGTTATGTCCGGTACAGGAACAGTCAGCAGAAAAGCCGACTGGTACAATACCACCTTAATCAGGCATTGGGCATTTTTATATTCGCTGGGGTTTTATGGATTGGTATTCAGATCATCTCAGCAATCATCCCTTCAATAGGGGCAATATTAGCGGTTGCCGGCCTTCTTCCATTGGTCTTAATGACCTTTGGTGCTGTTGCAGCATCAAAGGATGTATTGAGCCCTGTCCCCGGAGTTGGAAAATTGTTTGAGAACAGGTTTAGTTTTCTGAACTGA
- a CDS encoding isoaspartyl peptidase/L-asparaginase family protein translates to MKTISFLRSATWLLMLCSGLQAAASPIINSEDSLHLEKYVLVIHGGAGTILKKNMTPQKEAAYKAGLEDALKAGYKAIQAGKSSLDAVEATIRVLEDNPLFNAGKGAVFTHDGRNEMDAAIMNGKTLEAGSVAGVSTIRNPITAARAVMQKSEHVMLVGRGAEQFAKEAGLEIVDPSYFRTQERWDGLQKALREDSVKSKLDHSYQPAGKLGIENIDNKFGTVGAVALDKAGNLAAGTSTGGMTNKKYGRVGDAPIIGAGTYANNNTVAVSCTGWGEFFIRSVVAYDLSALMAYKGLSVQEAGKAVIEKVGKLGGNGGLIALDKEGHAALPFNTEGMYRGLVTADGKIIIEIYK, encoded by the coding sequence ATGAAGACAATCTCCTTTCTCCGATCAGCCACCTGGCTACTGATGCTGTGCAGTGGCTTACAGGCAGCGGCCAGCCCAATTATCAACAGTGAAGACAGCCTCCACCTGGAAAAATATGTACTGGTGATACACGGCGGCGCAGGCACTATCCTGAAAAAGAATATGACACCACAGAAAGAAGCCGCCTACAAAGCAGGACTGGAAGATGCCCTGAAGGCAGGATATAAGGCCATTCAGGCAGGGAAGAGCAGTCTGGATGCGGTAGAAGCAACTATCAGGGTACTGGAAGATAATCCGCTTTTTAATGCAGGTAAAGGGGCCGTGTTTACACATGACGGCCGCAATGAAATGGATGCTGCCATTATGAATGGCAAAACACTGGAAGCGGGATCAGTAGCTGGTGTCTCAACTATCCGCAATCCGATCACTGCAGCAAGAGCAGTAATGCAAAAATCAGAACATGTGATGCTGGTTGGCCGGGGCGCAGAGCAGTTTGCCAAAGAGGCAGGACTGGAAATAGTAGATCCCTCTTATTTCCGCACACAGGAACGTTGGGATGGATTACAGAAAGCCCTGCGGGAAGATTCTGTTAAGAGTAAGCTGGATCATAGCTATCAGCCGGCAGGTAAACTCGGTATAGAAAACATTGACAACAAGTTCGGTACGGTAGGTGCGGTAGCCCTGGACAAAGCCGGGAACCTGGCAGCAGGTACTTCTACCGGCGGTATGACAAACAAAAAATACGGCCGTGTCGGAGACGCACCGATTATTGGTGCGGGTACATATGCAAATAACAATACGGTAGCAGTATCCTGTACTGGCTGGGGCGAATTCTTTATTCGCAGTGTTGTTGCCTATGACCTGTCTGCATTGATGGCATATAAAGGTTTATCTGTACAGGAAGCAGGGAAGGCTGTGATAGAGAAAGTAGGTAAATTAGGTGGTAATGGTGGATTGATCGCATTGGACAAAGAGGGGCATGCAGCACTTCCCTTTAATACGGAGGGGATGTACAGAGGCCTGGTGACCGCTGATGGTAAGATCATAATAGAGATCTACAAATAA